One region of Akkermansiaceae bacterium genomic DNA includes:
- a CDS encoding glycosyltransferase, translating into MRIDIVTDTFLPDVNGVAMTLGRITDGLRERGHRVHIIRTGEGSGNRETVAASIPLPGYKEVRVGLPGPFRLRKRWLKKRPDAVYVATESPLGRSAVKAAKTLGIPVATGFHTNFHEYLEQYRLGGLEPAAKAWLKRFHSAADCTLAPSPELVARLREEGFREVHLLGRGVDSVLFAPEKRCEALRASWGARMGVPVAIVVGRVAAEKNLELAMKAFERMCQTVPDLRCVVVGDGPVRAKLEESHPWVHFAGVRTGEDLAAHYASADVLLFPSETETFGNVLLEGMASGLVTVSYDYAASERYVMGGVNGLKTERGDGEGFIRLAVEALAQSPEMRSAARETSGRLGWSEVVREFDERMQRIAATGRAADPMRVKRRKLSCRTLFLSDIHLGMADSKAVEVVHFLKHIQCSKLVLNGDIIDGWALRRGGRWRGRHSRVIRKILKMMEKDHTEVVYLRGNHDDILERFLPLAFGRLKVAKEHIHVSPTGKRYLVVHGDGFDSVSTKHKWLASIGAVGYDTLLKVNRVYNKWRSWRGKEYFSLSKRVKAKVKSAVSFVDKYEELLQELARHKRCEGIICGHIHTPEDKQVGDIHYLNSGDWVESLTAIIEHHDGRMELVKYADFFQECDEVAEAGVVAAAVA; encoded by the coding sequence TGACGCTGGGACGGATCACCGATGGCCTCCGCGAGCGGGGGCACCGGGTCCACATCATCCGCACGGGTGAGGGGAGCGGCAACCGGGAGACGGTCGCCGCATCGATCCCGCTTCCGGGATACAAGGAGGTCCGCGTGGGTCTTCCCGGGCCATTCCGGCTGCGGAAGCGCTGGCTGAAGAAACGGCCGGATGCCGTGTATGTGGCGACGGAAAGCCCGCTTGGCAGGTCCGCGGTGAAGGCGGCGAAGACGCTGGGCATCCCGGTCGCCACCGGCTTCCACACGAATTTCCACGAGTATCTGGAACAATACCGGCTGGGTGGGCTGGAACCTGCCGCAAAGGCGTGGTTGAAGCGCTTCCACTCCGCCGCGGACTGCACGCTGGCTCCGTCTCCGGAACTGGTGGCCCGCCTGCGTGAGGAAGGTTTCCGCGAGGTGCATCTGCTGGGCCGGGGCGTGGATTCCGTCCTGTTCGCCCCTGAAAAGCGGTGCGAAGCCCTGCGTGCCTCATGGGGCGCGCGGATGGGGGTTCCGGTCGCCATCGTCGTCGGACGGGTCGCTGCGGAGAAGAACCTGGAACTGGCGATGAAGGCGTTCGAGCGCATGTGCCAGACCGTGCCGGATCTGCGCTGCGTGGTGGTGGGGGATGGCCCGGTGCGCGCGAAGCTGGAGGAAAGCCATCCATGGGTCCACTTCGCCGGGGTGAGGACGGGTGAGGATCTGGCGGCGCACTATGCCTCGGCGGATGTGCTGCTTTTCCCCAGTGAGACGGAAACCTTCGGCAACGTCCTGCTGGAAGGCATGGCGAGCGGGCTGGTGACGGTGAGCTACGACTATGCCGCCTCCGAGCGCTACGTGATGGGCGGCGTGAATGGGCTGAAAACCGAGCGTGGCGACGGTGAAGGATTCATCCGCCTGGCGGTGGAGGCGCTGGCGCAATCTCCGGAAATGAGATCCGCCGCCAGGGAGACCTCCGGCAGGCTCGGCTGGAGCGAGGTGGTCCGCGAGTTCGATGAACGCATGCAGCGCATCGCCGCGACCGGCCGCGCCGCGGACCCCATGCGGGTGAAGCGCCGCAAGCTATCCTGCCGCACGCTTTTTCTCTCCGACATCCACCTTGGCATGGCGGACTCGAAGGCGGTGGAGGTCGTCCATTTTCTGAAGCACATCCAGTGCTCGAAGCTGGTGCTCAACGGCGACATCATCGACGGCTGGGCGCTGCGCCGCGGTGGCCGCTGGAGGGGAAGACACAGCCGGGTGATCCGGAAGATCCTCAAGATGATGGAGAAGGATCATACCGAGGTGGTTTATCTCCGGGGGAACCACGATGACATTCTGGAGCGCTTCCTGCCGCTCGCCTTCGGCCGTCTCAAGGTGGCGAAGGAACACATCCACGTTTCACCCACCGGCAAGCGATACCTGGTCGTCCACGGCGATGGTTTCGACAGCGTTTCGACGAAGCACAAGTGGCTCGCCTCCATCGGTGCGGTGGGTTATGACACGCTGCTGAAGGTCAACCGCGTCTATAACAAGTGGCGCTCCTGGCGGGGGAAGGAGTATTTCTCCCTCAGCAAGCGGGTGAAGGCGAAGGTGAAGTCCGCAGTCAGCTTCGTGGACAAGTATGAGGAACTGCTCCAGGAGCTGGCCCGCCACAAGCGGTGCGAGGGCATCATCTGCGGCCACATCCACACGCCCGAGGACAAGCAGGTGGGGGACATCCACTACCTCAACTCCGGTGACTGGGTGGAAAGCCTCACGGCCATCATCGAACACCACGACGGACGCATGGAACTGGTGAAGTACGCGGACTTTTTCCAGGAGTGCGATGAGGTCGCCGAAGCAGGCGTGGTCGCCGCTGCCGTCGCGTAA
- a CDS encoding inner membrane CreD family protein — protein sequence MKLIHIVVSVAIVACTAIAWFLLGSVLSERTRKSSSDMAAEVAGVWGPALVQKHPEAWFETPNAPGGRAMLPPSSSKITVDLKSEPKRRGLVWHRTYRVDFRAEYVFTNPTRIPQTVYVSFPLPDHSAGLNGFRFLLDGTSPAEQVPAASGGMARAVVVPALGSVTLQAGYGTRGADSFSYRFPDNRRVTGFDLVMRTDFEEINFPVGTGSPGERARSGDGWELRWLYPDVLGAPSIGMDMPNLLNAGPVAARIAFFAPVSLLLFVVVVLLIAALKGVPLHPVHVFFVSAGFFAFHLLFAYLVDLLPLPPAFGIATVVSVMLVCGYLKAVGGRTLFRIALPAQLGYLVLFSLSFFFDGLTGITLTVCAVLTLALLMALTAKVDWRAFEKGRAA from the coding sequence ATGAAACTGATCCACATCGTCGTTTCCGTGGCCATCGTCGCCTGCACTGCCATCGCGTGGTTTTTACTCGGTTCCGTTCTTTCTGAACGCACCCGGAAATCTTCTTCGGACATGGCGGCGGAGGTCGCCGGTGTCTGGGGGCCTGCCTTGGTGCAGAAGCACCCGGAGGCATGGTTCGAAACCCCCAACGCGCCCGGCGGACGGGCGATGTTGCCGCCATCGTCGTCAAAGATCACCGTGGACCTGAAGTCGGAGCCGAAACGCCGTGGTCTGGTGTGGCACCGGACCTACCGGGTGGACTTCAGGGCGGAGTATGTTTTCACCAATCCCACGCGCATCCCGCAGACGGTCTATGTTTCGTTCCCGCTGCCGGACCACTCCGCCGGACTGAACGGCTTCCGCTTCCTGCTTGATGGAACCTCTCCGGCGGAGCAGGTTCCTGCGGCATCCGGCGGGATGGCGCGGGCGGTGGTGGTGCCCGCGCTTGGCTCGGTGACGCTGCAGGCCGGCTACGGCACGCGTGGTGCGGACAGCTTCAGTTACCGCTTTCCGGACAACCGGCGGGTGACGGGGTTCGACCTGGTGATGAGGACGGATTTCGAAGAGATCAACTTTCCCGTCGGCACCGGATCTCCGGGGGAAAGGGCGCGTAGCGGAGATGGCTGGGAACTCCGCTGGCTCTATCCGGATGTGCTCGGCGCGCCCTCCATCGGGATGGACATGCCGAACTTGCTCAACGCTGGTCCGGTCGCGGCGAGGATCGCCTTTTTCGCGCCGGTGTCGCTGCTTCTGTTCGTGGTGGTGGTGCTGCTGATCGCCGCGCTGAAAGGGGTGCCGCTGCACCCGGTGCATGTGTTCTTCGTCTCGGCGGGCTTCTTCGCCTTCCACCTGTTGTTCGCCTATCTGGTGGATCTGCTGCCGCTGCCACCGGCTTTCGGGATCGCGACGGTTGTCTCCGTGATGCTGGTGTGCGGCTACCTGAAGGCCGTCGGTGGACGGACCCTGTTCAGGATCGCGCTGCCCGCCCAGCTCGGCTACCTGGTGTTGTTCAGCCTGTCGTTTTTCTTCGATGGTCTGACGGGCATCACACTGACGGTCTGCGCGGTGCTGACGCTGGCCTTGCTGATGGCATTGACGGCCAAGGTGGACTGGAGGGCGTTTGAAAAGGGGCGTGCCGCATGA
- a CDS encoding prolyl oligopeptidase family serine peptidase: protein MKPIAAVLLFACIATAQDLKPPARAFPPVGDKLSEADRATLAEELRLVQEEFDTLPKKKENANAEIFLKAIRYALDYTEYYKPSDAGADRGLLTEARKRIAALKNGEQPWMTAKGLVVRGYYSPIDGSPQPFALEIPQDAPDQNAPAWLWLQGRGETRTDHHFIEERLGKPGQFRPPGTIVVHPWGRYCVGTKNAGEQDVLHVRELLVAEGRIDPKRVALCGFSMGGAGAWMLGAHYTDKWTVVHAGAGFVEVRKFQNLKDEVVAAMPPWEITLWGQNDVPDYARNLLNVPLVAYSGENDKQRQAAEIMTEVLAKEGLTLKHLIGPKTEHKYEPEVKKEVEAEIQKVLLNPPASYPLKLTYQTKTLDYSEMYWIEATGLEEHWKDSRIDASIDAPLPSATKAEIKTKNITSLKLRSWNGENFGGPLAVSIDGQDLTANGGGKAILLTKADGKWTAGAAEDTNTLRKRPGLQGPIDDAFTGPFLYVLPDGPCATPEAEAWVKAELAYQTDRWRYLMRGDVRTKKASEVTPDDVKNYNLILWGDPKANPLIRTLLPRLPVQWTAEKISVGEKSAASAGHILSMIYPTPAGRYIVLNSGLTFRENHKSNAVQNPQLPDWAIIDLSVPPDGNAPGKVVAADFFDENWKPKK, encoded by the coding sequence ATGAAACCCATCGCCGCCGTTCTCCTATTCGCCTGCATCGCCACCGCCCAGGATCTGAAACCACCGGCGCGGGCGTTCCCTCCGGTGGGTGACAAGCTCAGCGAAGCGGACCGTGCCACTCTTGCGGAGGAACTCAGGCTGGTCCAGGAGGAGTTCGACACGCTGCCGAAGAAAAAGGAGAACGCGAATGCGGAGATTTTCCTGAAGGCGATCCGCTACGCTCTGGACTACACGGAATACTACAAACCGTCCGATGCCGGCGCCGACCGTGGATTGCTCACGGAGGCCCGCAAGCGCATCGCCGCGCTGAAAAACGGCGAGCAGCCATGGATGACCGCCAAGGGGCTGGTGGTGCGGGGTTACTACAGCCCCATCGACGGTTCGCCGCAGCCGTTCGCACTGGAGATTCCCCAGGACGCGCCGGATCAGAACGCCCCGGCGTGGCTCTGGCTACAGGGCCGCGGTGAGACCCGGACGGACCACCATTTCATCGAGGAACGCCTCGGAAAGCCGGGCCAGTTCCGTCCTCCGGGCACCATCGTGGTACATCCCTGGGGACGCTACTGCGTCGGCACGAAGAACGCGGGCGAACAGGATGTCCTCCACGTGCGCGAGTTGCTGGTGGCCGAGGGCCGCATCGACCCGAAGCGGGTGGCCCTCTGCGGATTTTCCATGGGCGGTGCGGGTGCCTGGATGCTGGGCGCCCACTATACGGACAAGTGGACGGTCGTGCATGCCGGGGCGGGATTCGTGGAGGTGCGGAAATTCCAGAACCTGAAGGATGAGGTGGTCGCGGCCATGCCTCCGTGGGAGATCACTCTCTGGGGCCAGAACGACGTGCCGGACTACGCCCGCAACCTGCTCAACGTCCCGCTCGTCGCCTACAGCGGTGAGAACGACAAGCAGCGGCAGGCCGCCGAGATCATGACCGAGGTGCTGGCCAAGGAGGGCCTCACGCTGAAGCACCTCATCGGCCCGAAGACCGAGCACAAGTATGAGCCGGAGGTCAAAAAGGAGGTGGAGGCGGAGATCCAGAAGGTGCTCCTCAATCCTCCCGCATCCTACCCGCTGAAGCTCACCTACCAGACGAAGACGCTGGACTACTCGGAGATGTATTGGATCGAGGCCACGGGTCTGGAGGAACACTGGAAAGACAGCCGGATCGATGCCTCCATCGACGCGCCGTTGCCCTCCGCAACAAAGGCGGAGATCAAGACGAAGAACATCACTTCGTTGAAGTTGCGTTCCTGGAACGGCGAGAATTTCGGTGGCCCGCTCGCGGTTAGCATCGACGGTCAGGATCTCACCGCCAACGGTGGCGGAAAAGCCATCCTGCTGACGAAGGCGGATGGTAAATGGACCGCCGGTGCCGCGGAAGATACCAACACCCTCCGCAAGCGTCCCGGACTGCAAGGCCCCATCGATGATGCCTTCACCGGCCCATTCCTGTATGTGCTGCCGGACGGTCCGTGCGCCACGCCGGAGGCGGAGGCATGGGTGAAGGCGGAGCTGGCGTACCAGACCGACCGCTGGAGGTACCTCATGCGCGGGGATGTCCGGACGAAGAAGGCGTCGGAAGTCACGCCGGACGACGTGAAGAACTATAACCTCATCCTCTGGGGTGACCCGAAGGCGAATCCGCTGATCCGGACCCTGCTGCCACGCCTGCCCGTCCAGTGGACGGCGGAGAAGATCAGCGTGGGGGAAAAGAGCGCGGCATCCGCCGGACACATCCTTTCCATGATCTATCCCACCCCGGCCGGGCGCTACATCGTCCTCAACAGCGGCCTCACCTTCCGCGAGAACCACAAGAGCAATGCGGTGCAGAATCCGCAGCTTCCGGATTGGGCGATCATCGATCTCTCCGTGCCGCCGGATGGCAACGCGCCGGGCAAGGTGGTCGCAGCGGATTTCTTCGACGAGAACTGGAAACCAAAGAAGTGA
- a CDS encoding DUF1311 domain-containing protein, with product MKLPSMLFLLAFAPLAAHAQSNAEMKEEAGGILDKSDKAMNKAYQQLLSILGDEGKKRLRETQRAWLAYRDAQAGFDSHHMAGGTGEGLERLGSLNMLTEERTKRLQEDYKRFKELQ from the coding sequence ATGAAACTCCCATCCATGCTGTTCCTGCTGGCTTTCGCCCCGCTGGCGGCCCACGCCCAATCCAACGCCGAGATGAAAGAGGAGGCCGGTGGCATCCTCGACAAGTCCGACAAGGCGATGAACAAGGCCTACCAGCAGTTGCTCTCGATCCTGGGGGATGAAGGGAAAAAGCGGCTGCGTGAGACGCAGCGTGCCTGGCTCGCCTACCGGGACGCCCAGGCCGGTTTCGACTCCCACCACATGGCAGGGGGGACGGGGGAGGGGCTGGAGCGGCTGGGCAGCCTCAACATGCTCACGGAAGAAAGGACGAAGCGCCTGCAGGAGGACTACAAGCGCTTCAAGGAACTGCAGTAG
- a CDS encoding DUF2846 domain-containing protein yields the protein MPVTLKRALFASALLAGSLGFVSCASGPSYAEAKSTLPAVAKGHSRVFIYRPSSFGAAIKPSVKIDGTAVGTSEGQGFIYSDQKPGQHVVSMSTEWTHKATITVKPGESAFVRSKVRPGLIAGHIIPEQVDKATGEQEIQDCKLSAE from the coding sequence ATGCCAGTCACCCTGAAACGCGCCCTTTTCGCCTCCGCCCTCCTTGCCGGTTCCCTCGGCTTCGTCAGTTGCGCGAGCGGCCCGAGCTATGCCGAGGCGAAATCAACCCTTCCCGCCGTGGCGAAAGGCCACAGCAGGGTCTTCATCTACCGTCCGAGTTCCTTCGGAGCTGCCATCAAACCTTCGGTGAAGATCGATGGCACGGCAGTGGGCACCTCGGAAGGACAGGGATTCATCTACTCCGACCAGAAGCCGGGCCAGCACGTGGTCTCCATGTCCACGGAGTGGACCCACAAGGCGACCATCACCGTGAAACCGGGCGAGTCCGCCTTTGTCCGCAGCAAGGTCCGTCCGGGTCTCATCGCCGGCCACATCATCCCCGAACAGGTGGACAAGGCGACCGGCGAGCAGGAAATCCAAGACTGCAAGCTGTCCGCGGAATAA
- a CDS encoding magnesium transporter CorA family protein — protein sequence MGFHDGMLCRLEIRDRKLAETGDENAPILLYTDPTEEERAYLIDGLGIDRHTLASALDPNELGRVEFEPDHAAIIIKRPKQYCSDDNFFFKISSVGIFMFGERLVFVVSEEGLRFEGKHFQQIRNLGDVMLKVIFRCVWHFEEHLNVFNMIAEELEQKVNTSMENKHLLHMFTLEKSLVYYLNAIGSNGRVIERLKASISRLRLTPEDCEFLDDLTIENAQCQEMASTYSQVLSGLVGARVSVVSNNLNVTMKRLMLVTIGLMVPTAIFSIFGMNVKLPVVEHSGALGFWVILVLAAASAGAVFVVSKWMKW from the coding sequence ATGGGCTTTCATGATGGCATGCTCTGCCGGTTGGAAATCAGGGATCGCAAGCTCGCGGAGACCGGTGACGAAAATGCGCCGATCCTGCTCTACACGGATCCCACGGAGGAGGAACGTGCATACCTCATCGACGGGCTTGGCATCGACCGCCATACGCTCGCCTCTGCGCTGGACCCGAACGAACTCGGGCGCGTGGAATTCGAGCCGGACCATGCCGCGATCATCATCAAGCGGCCCAAGCAGTATTGCTCCGACGACAACTTCTTCTTCAAGATCAGCTCGGTCGGCATCTTCATGTTCGGGGAGCGGTTGGTGTTCGTCGTTTCCGAGGAAGGGTTGCGTTTCGAGGGGAAGCATTTCCAGCAGATCCGCAACCTGGGGGACGTGATGCTGAAGGTGATCTTCCGCTGTGTGTGGCATTTCGAGGAACACCTCAACGTCTTCAACATGATCGCCGAGGAACTGGAGCAGAAGGTGAACACCTCCATGGAGAACAAGCACCTGCTCCATATGTTCACGCTGGAAAAAAGCCTCGTCTATTACCTCAACGCCATCGGCAGCAACGGCAGGGTCATCGAGCGGCTGAAGGCGTCCATCAGCCGGCTGCGGCTCACCCCGGAGGACTGCGAGTTCCTCGATGACCTCACCATCGAGAACGCCCAGTGCCAGGAAATGGCGAGCACATACAGCCAGGTGCTCTCCGGTCTGGTGGGGGCCAGGGTCAGCGTGGTCAGCAACAACCTGAACGTGACCATGAAGCGGCTCATGCTGGTGACCATCGGCCTGATGGTGCCCACCGCCATCTTCAGCATCTTCGGGATGAATGTGAAACTGCCTGTCGTGGAGCATAGCGGCGCGCTCGGATTCTGGGTCATCCTCGTCTTGGCGGCTGCGTCCGCGGGAGCGGTCTTCGTGGTTTCCAAGTGGATGAAGTGGTGA
- a CDS encoding alpha/beta hydrolase has translation MNTTSNDLGFIHRFIPATNVAGADTLLLLHGTGGNEDDLIGLGRSLAPEANVLSPRGKILENGMPRFFRRLAEGVFDEEDLIHRTHELADFITTAAGQYGFDAKRVTALGYSNGANIAASLMLLRPGVLHRAVLLRAMVPLTPDQAPDLTGTDVFLASGITDPILPLENARRLAAMLRGAGAEVKHVEIPTGHQLTSAELDATRNWLKQTSS, from the coding sequence ATGAACACCACCTCCAACGACCTGGGATTCATCCACCGTTTCATCCCCGCCACCAATGTGGCGGGGGCGGACACCCTGCTGCTGCTTCACGGCACCGGGGGAAATGAAGACGACCTCATCGGGCTGGGCCGCTCGCTGGCACCGGAGGCCAACGTGCTCAGCCCGCGGGGAAAGATCCTGGAGAACGGCATGCCGCGGTTTTTCAGGCGGCTGGCGGAGGGCGTCTTCGATGAAGAGGACCTCATCCACCGCACGCACGAACTGGCGGACTTCATCACGACGGCGGCGGGGCAGTACGGCTTCGACGCGAAGCGGGTGACCGCCCTCGGTTACTCGAACGGCGCGAACATCGCCGCCAGCCTGATGCTGCTGCGTCCCGGCGTGCTGCACCGCGCCGTCCTCCTGCGGGCGATGGTGCCGCTCACTCCGGACCAGGCACCGGACCTCACCGGGACGGATGTCTTTCTGGCAAGCGGCATCACGGACCCGATCCTGCCTCTCGAAAATGCCCGCCGTCTCGCGGCCATGCTGCGGGGCGCGGGGGCGGAGGTAAAACACGTGGAGATCCCCACCGGCCATCAGCTCACCTCCGCGGAACTGGACGCAACACGGAACTGGCTCAAACAAACCTCATCATGA
- a CDS encoding ring-cleaving dioxygenase encodes MKTTTHPVLHGLHHVTAVTANAQANLDFYTKTLGLRLVKRTVNQDDVSAYHLFYADAVGSAGTDLTFFDWAGIRPARNGAGTVSETGLRVSGGEASLAHWVKWLDSQGVTRGEIETVDGLPTLPFQDGEGQHLRLIAETTVAGEIHPWHGSPVPLEAAIVGLGSVNLTVADFDQTARFLTGVLGFRQSSADASLFETGDGGVGAKLRLDASTQRGLQGAGGVHHVAWRVRDEDELIAWKRHIESHGYQTSGEVERHYFKSLYFRIPGGILFEIATDGPGFAADGEDPEHLGETLALPPFLEPHRASIEANIKPLDYQPSTAPQS; translated from the coding sequence ATGAAAACCACCACACATCCGGTTCTCCACGGTCTCCACCACGTCACCGCCGTCACCGCAAACGCCCAGGCCAACCTCGATTTCTACACGAAGACGCTCGGCCTCCGTCTGGTGAAGCGCACCGTGAACCAGGACGACGTTTCCGCCTACCACCTGTTCTATGCAGACGCTGTCGGCAGCGCGGGCACCGACCTCACGTTCTTCGACTGGGCGGGCATCCGCCCCGCACGGAACGGAGCGGGCACCGTGTCCGAAACCGGCCTGCGCGTCTCCGGCGGCGAAGCCTCCCTCGCCCACTGGGTGAAGTGGCTGGACTCCCAGGGTGTGACCCGCGGCGAGATCGAAACCGTGGACGGCCTGCCCACGCTTCCTTTCCAGGACGGGGAAGGCCAGCACCTGCGGCTCATCGCCGAAACGACGGTGGCCGGGGAGATCCATCCATGGCACGGCAGCCCCGTGCCGCTGGAAGCCGCCATCGTGGGTCTCGGCTCCGTGAACCTCACCGTCGCGGACTTCGACCAAACCGCCCGCTTCCTCACCGGAGTGCTGGGCTTCCGCCAAAGCTCCGCCGATGCCTCCCTCTTTGAAACCGGGGACGGCGGTGTGGGCGCGAAGCTGAGGCTGGACGCCTCCACCCAACGCGGCCTGCAAGGCGCGGGTGGCGTACACCACGTGGCATGGAGGGTCCGCGACGAGGACGAACTGATCGCCTGGAAGAGGCACATCGAAAGCCACGGCTACCAGACCTCCGGGGAAGTGGAGAGGCACTATTTCAAGTCCCTCTACTTCCGCATCCCCGGCGGCATCCTGTTCGAGATCGCCACGGACGGTCCGGGCTTCGCCGCTGACGGTGAGGATCCCGAGCACCTCGGTGAAACGCTGGCCCTGCCTCCATTCCTGGAACCCCACCGCGCCTCCATCGAAGCGAACATCAAGCCACTCGACTACCAACCCTCCACCGCACCGCAATCATGA
- a CDS encoding SGNH/GDSL hydrolase family protein — translation MKSIRTLFRISALSLVVACAATLHAEPAPLKLKDNDLWVMVGDSITAQRQHSNYIEMYYRTRHPELKLHFRNSGIGGNRTQHVLDRFDYDVAAWKPTIVSVELGMNDVGGEFAKTLPAYVNGMKKIIAKIREIPATPILISSSPVDDGSKMNDWRGDRCKTIHPFTEALQKLAAEEDVLFVDQYHPLIDVWGDNRRKGAELAAKNPQPEPTPAPSPDGKPAKPKLPPSLIPLGGDPVHPGPVGQYTMAAVILKGLGAGGEVSSATVSADGKVGETKGCKISDVSAEGGKLSFTRLDETGFWPVLSSGKAAFDLLPSGLDLSQYLLKVTGLPEGEYNISIDGKPAAKATSRQLAEGWNMTLAMTERSSAIGKLVQQLQSPLNQAWRKASKEKDAEKIAAAQAAIEACEKELQALVQPVPVKVAISK, via the coding sequence ATGAAATCCATCAGAACGCTTTTCCGGATCTCCGCCCTTTCCCTGGTGGTGGCCTGTGCCGCCACCCTCCATGCGGAACCCGCCCCCCTCAAGCTGAAGGACAATGATCTCTGGGTAATGGTGGGGGACAGCATCACCGCCCAACGCCAGCACTCGAACTACATCGAGATGTACTACCGCACGCGCCACCCGGAGCTGAAGCTGCACTTCCGCAACTCCGGCATCGGCGGCAACCGCACGCAACATGTGCTCGACCGCTTTGACTACGATGTCGCTGCCTGGAAGCCCACCATCGTCAGTGTCGAGCTGGGCATGAACGATGTCGGCGGGGAGTTCGCCAAGACGCTGCCCGCTTACGTGAACGGGATGAAAAAGATCATCGCGAAGATCCGGGAGATTCCCGCCACGCCGATCCTGATTTCCTCCAGTCCCGTCGATGACGGCAGCAAGATGAACGACTGGCGGGGTGACCGCTGCAAGACCATCCACCCGTTCACGGAGGCGCTGCAGAAACTGGCGGCGGAGGAGGATGTCCTGTTCGTGGACCAATACCATCCGCTCATCGACGTATGGGGCGACAACCGCCGGAAAGGCGCGGAACTCGCCGCGAAGAATCCGCAGCCGGAGCCAACCCCCGCCCCGTCACCCGATGGCAAGCCCGCCAAGCCGAAGCTGCCCCCTTCCCTCATTCCCCTCGGCGGGGACCCCGTCCACCCCGGTCCTGTAGGCCAATACACGATGGCGGCTGTCATCCTGAAAGGCCTGGGTGCCGGCGGCGAGGTCAGCTCCGCCACCGTTTCCGCGGATGGAAAGGTCGGCGAGACGAAGGGATGCAAGATCAGCGATGTGTCCGCTGAGGGAGGGAAGCTTTCCTTCACCCGTCTGGATGAGACGGGATTCTGGCCGGTCCTGTCGTCGGGCAAGGCAGCCTTCGACCTGCTGCCCTCGGGACTGGATCTGTCGCAATATCTGCTCAAGGTCACCGGCCTGCCGGAGGGCGAGTATAACATTTCCATCGATGGCAAACCGGCTGCGAAGGCGACCTCCAGACAACTCGCGGAGGGCTGGAACATGACCCTCGCCATGACCGAACGCTCCTCCGCCATCGGCAAGCTGGTCCAGCAACTCCAGTCGCCCCTCAACCAGGCCTGGCGCAAGGCGAGCAAGGAAAAGGACGCCGAAAAGATCGCCGCAGCGCAGGCTGCCATCGAGGCGTGCGAGAAGGAACTGCAGGCCCTCGTCCAGCCGGTGCCGGTGAAGGTCGCCATCAGCAAGTGA